A genomic region of Zea mays cultivar B73 chromosome 6, Zm-B73-REFERENCE-NAM-5.0, whole genome shotgun sequence contains the following coding sequences:
- the LOC100276548 gene encoding uncharacterized protein LOC100276548, whose product MELDEQAFLEEILSLRRDAWDCNVSMGDLFAPAAAAAIDCSFHNQQAPTVSVLPTFTASCAEPPAFDCLSEVYGAAAAFGGPNAGDEMAFLHVAEPKEALQLDNNAGLGVCKVEPGLVESDGGGAAAPTPAPAASKKKRVEGMPSKNLMAERRRRKRLNDRLSMLRSVVPKISKMDRTSILGDTIDYMKELLERIKLLQEEIEQQGEAPAGMLSVFRELNPNEMVARNTPKLDVERKEGADTRVEIYCGASARPGLLLSTVSTLDALGLDIQQCVVSCFNDFGMHASCSEMQRDMISADAIKQELLKTAGYGGGCM is encoded by the exons ATGGAGCTCGACGAGCAGGCCTTCCTGGAGGAGATCCTCTCCCTGCGCAGGGACGCCTGGGACTGCAATGTGTCCATGGGGGACCTCTTCGCCCCGGCGGCGGCCGCCGCCATTGACTGCTCCTTCCACAACCAGCAGGCGCCCACCGTCAGCGTCCTCcccaccttcaccgcctcctgcgCCGAGCCGCCGGCCTTCGACTGCCTCAGCGAGGTctacggcgccgccgccgcgttcGGCGGGCCCAATGCCGGCGACGAGATGGCGTTCCTCCACGTCGCGGAGCCCAAGGAGGCGCTGCAGCTGGACAACAACGCCGGCCTCGGGGTGTGCAAGGTGGAGCCCGGCCTGGTGGagagcgacggcggcggcgccgccgcgccgacgcCCGCCCCTGCGGCGTCCAAGAAGAAGAGGGTCGAGGGGATGCCGTCCAAGAACCTcatggccgagcgccgccgccgcaAGCGCCTCAACGACCGCCTCTCCATGCTGCGCTCCGTCGTGCCCAAGATCAGCAAG ATGGACCGGACGTCGATCCTGGGCGACACGATCGACTACATGAAGGAGCTGCTGGAGAGGATCAAGCTGCTGCAGGAGGAGATCGAGCAGCAGGGGGAGGCGCCGGCGGGCATGCTCAGCGTCTTCCGGGAGCTCAACCCCAACGAGATGGTGGCCAGGAACACCCCCAAG TTGGACGTGGAGCGGAAGGAGGGCGCCGACACCCGGGTGGAGATCTACTGCGGCGCCAGCGCCAGGCCGGGGCTGCTGCTGTCCACGGTGAGCACGCTGGACGCGCTAGGGCTGGACATCCAGCAGTGCGTCGTCAGCTGCTTCAACGACTTCGGCATGCACGCCTCCTGCTCCGAG ATGCAGAGGGACATGATCAGCGCCGACGCGATAAAGCAGGAGCTGTTGAAGACCGCTGGATATGGCGGAGGCTGCATGTAG
- the LOC100276548 gene encoding uncharacterized protein isoform X1 — protein sequence MATVYHLSKGIIVPPFHSPYLNPPLSVSSLHRRHTHLPFSFEFEEKAADAAMELDEQAFLEEILSLRRDAWDCNVSMGDLFAPAAAAAIDCSFHNQQAPTVSVLPTFTASCAEPPAFDCLSEVYGAAAAFGGPNAGDEMAFLHVAEPKEALQLDNNAGLGVCKVEPGLVESDGGGAAAPTPAPAASKKKRVEGMPSKNLMAERRRRKRLNDRLSMLRSVVPKISKMDRTSILGDTIDYMKELLERIKLLQEEIEQQGEAPAGMLSVFRELNPNEMVARNTPKLDVERKEGADTRVEIYCGASARPGLLLSTVSTLDALGLDIQQCVVSCFNDFGMHASCSEGGQ from the exons ATGGCAACTGTTTACCATTTATCAAAGGGAATAATTGTCCCCCCCTTTCATTCCCCGTATCTTAATCCCCCGTTGTCCGTCTCCTCCCTCCACCGCAGGCACACACACCTCCCTTTTTCATTCGAGTTCGAGGAGAAGGCGGCGGATGCGGCCATGGAGCTCGACGAGCAGGCCTTCCTGGAGGAGATCCTCTCCCTGCGCAGGGACGCCTGGGACTGCAATGTGTCCATGGGGGACCTCTTCGCCCCGGCGGCGGCCGCCGCCATTGACTGCTCCTTCCACAACCAGCAGGCGCCCACCGTCAGCGTCCTCcccaccttcaccgcctcctgcgCCGAGCCGCCGGCCTTCGACTGCCTCAGCGAGGTctacggcgccgccgccgcgttcGGCGGGCCCAATGCCGGCGACGAGATGGCGTTCCTCCACGTCGCGGAGCCCAAGGAGGCGCTGCAGCTGGACAACAACGCCGGCCTCGGGGTGTGCAAGGTGGAGCCCGGCCTGGTGGagagcgacggcggcggcgccgccgcgccgacgcCCGCCCCTGCGGCGTCCAAGAAGAAGAGGGTCGAGGGGATGCCGTCCAAGAACCTcatggccgagcgccgccgccgcaAGCGCCTCAACGACCGCCTCTCCATGCTGCGCTCCGTCGTGCCCAAGATCAGCAAG ATGGACCGGACGTCGATCCTGGGCGACACGATCGACTACATGAAGGAGCTGCTGGAGAGGATCAAGCTGCTGCAGGAGGAGATCGAGCAGCAGGGGGAGGCGCCGGCGGGCATGCTCAGCGTCTTCCGGGAGCTCAACCCCAACGAGATGGTGGCCAGGAACACCCCCAAG TTGGACGTGGAGCGGAAGGAGGGCGCCGACACCCGGGTGGAGATCTACTGCGGCGCCAGCGCCAGGCCGGGGCTGCTGCTGTCCACGGTGAGCACGCTGGACGCGCTAGGGCTGGACATCCAGCAGTGCGTCGTCAGCTGCTTCAACGACTTCGGCATGCACGCCTCCTGCTCCGAG GGGGGACAATGA